In one Rhopalosiphum padi isolate XX-2018 chromosome 3, ASM2088224v1, whole genome shotgun sequence genomic region, the following are encoded:
- the LOC132925911 gene encoding uncharacterized protein DDB_G0283697-like: MKKQQNINKDWTWDSLKDEFLNEFQPIGYSILLKNKLENRKQENLESTTSYVTDIENLCRQVNKDMKEEEICIYILKGLKEPILNAISLHDNSNLKKIKNNLKKFELMQFRINSRDQNQNEYSKIFNEQILQLNKKTTEKAVIEIAELKSELVERDREFKREISKLSDEIKQISLFGKIQNKTVNFGNDKYEKNNRNYDRYDDRGSSYEREINYQGHKRDYRDKSPYPGSVNRRNRESSTDRKYGRDRSLSRDREYYNRRPRESSPYRNDNRDHRNRSNSRDRDNRGTNYHNYKRQYSRDNSRERTPEQYRDNYEKESKRVTCYKCNEKGHYADRCTLSKND, encoded by the exons atgaaAAAGCAGCAGAA TATAAATAAGGATTGGACATGGGATAGTTTAAAAGACGAATTTCTCAACGAATTTCAACCAATAGGATATTCTatactgttaaaaaataaattagaaaatagaaAACAAGAAAATTTGGAATCAACAACAAGTTACGTCACTGATATAGAAAATTTGTGTAGACAGGTAAATAAAGATATGAAAGAGGAagagatatgtatatatatactaaaaggATTGAAAGAACcaattttaaatgcaatttcgTTACATGAcaatagcaatttaaaaaaaattaaaaataacttaaaaaaatttgaactaaTGCAATTCAGAATAAATTCAAGAGATCAAAACCAAAACgaatactcaaaaatatttaacgaaCAAATActtcaattaaacaaaaaaacaactgAAAAAGCAGTGATAGAAATTGCAGAATTAAAAAGTGAACTAGTAGAAAGAGATAGAGAATTTAAAAGAGAGATAAGTAAATTAAGTGATGAGATAAAACAAATAAGTTTATttggaaaaatacaaaataaaacagttaacTTTGGAAAtgataaatacgaaaaaaataacagaaattaTGACCGTTATGACGACAGAGGTAGTAGTTACGAAAGAGAAATAAATTATCAAGGACACAAACGCGACTATAGAGACAAAAGTCCATACCCAGGGAGTGTAAATCGTAGAAATAGAGAATCTAGTACGGACAGAAAATATGGAAGAGACAGGTCACTTTCCAGAGAcagagaatattataatagaagacCAAGAGAATCTAGTCCATATAGAAATGATAATAGGGATCATAGAAATAGGTCAAATTCCAGAGATAGAGACAATAGAGGAACTAATTATCATAACTATAAACGTCAATACAGCAGGGATAATAGTCGCGAAAGAACACCTGAACAGTATAGGGACAATTACGAAAAAGAATCGAAAAGAGTTACATGTTACAAATGCAATGAAAAGGGGCATTACGCTGATAGGTGTACCTTGTCAAAAAACGATTAA